The Vidua chalybeata isolate OUT-0048 chromosome 6, bVidCha1 merged haplotype, whole genome shotgun sequence genome has a segment encoding these proteins:
- the LOC128790244 gene encoding uncharacterized protein LOC128790244 isoform X3 yields MGRAGAMGDGDILMTALVLLLAAVAVWWAFGHRQPWSRQTRTAKRSKRPRVRPRGSRRTRGALAAPRFPRPRATPRKRPRAPASPLGSSCSCGPCVAVAQELQELMLLLWDGKGTCVPLYSGMWQALWKELEELLQRGHLPCCGLSSSCRSLHPFQRLLPARFSIPGRASRPARMAQQGGAAIHAGTSGCQSPCILPGASAISDSLHPSQRLSETCQPAEGAEPVDRSPSSLGLADFNNTGSILTIDVAGESPEVQMGAQPDAGEPSQEKLAEQQASWSRQWSSHSGQDAVPVVPAGDSPSLVVETSLQTPRRFLHLQEAAPREPSTARKGFLIAAAPGTPLCEASGCSPGPRQEESPAHDAGDDDGAALPRCTGAPAAACARGPGPALPLAGPSAAGRQPLPGAQQEAGESKAARGGPARFPGGRLRGVPGRKADGSLLAAGQKKQLQELYQLGPQLGSGGFGTVFSGIRLSDGSPVAIKRVARESVLQWVELPDGTRVPMEIVLMEKVGSDCHNIIQLLDWFELPDSFVLVMERPEASQDLLQFLQEHEFLCEEMARWLFYQVLEAVRHCTACGVLHRDIKPENLLVVPESGDLKLIDFGCGTFLQEQVFTRFAGTHAYSPPEWICLGCYHGHGATVWSLGVLLYVMVCGSLPFRDDHDIVLGQLFFWQQVSPECQHLIQWCLAKHPADRPELEEILRHPWVQGRRF; encoded by the exons ATGGGACGTGCCGGAGCCATGGGTGACGGTGACATCCTGATGACTGcgcttgtcctgctgctggccgcTGTGGCTGTCTGGTGGGCCTTTGGCCACCGGCAACCATGGAGCCGGCAGACGCGGACAGCAAAGAGGAGCAAGCGCCCCAGGGTGCGGCCCAGAGGCTCACGGAGGACGCGAGGAGCCCTTGCGGCTCCCAGGTTCCCCAGGCCTCGGGCGACTCCTCGCAAGCGGCCACGTGCTCCCGCGagccccctgggcagctcctgcagctgcggCCCCTGTGTGGCAgtggcccaggagctgcaggaactgatgctgctgctctgggatggcaaGGGGACGTGTGTGCCGCTCTACTCTGGGATGTGGCAGGCGTTGTGGAAAgaactggaggagctgctgcagcgaggccacctgccctgctgtggcttgtccagctcctgcagaagcctccatcccttccagaggctgctcccagcaagattctccatccctgggagagcCTCAAGGCCTGCAAGGATGGCACAGCAGGGGGGAGCCGCCATCCATGCAGGAACCTCAGGCTGTCAGAGCCCCTgcatcctgccaggagcctctgCAATCTCTGACAGCCTCCACCCCTCGCAGAGGCTCAGTGAGACctgtcagcctgcagaaggTGCAGAGCCCGTGGACAGGTCTCCCAGCTCCCTTGGACTCGCGGACTTCAACAACACGGGCTCAATCCTGACCATTGACGTGGCAGGGGAAAGCCCAGAAGTCCAAATGGGAGCCCAGCCCGATGCAGGGGAGCCGTCTCAGGAGAAGCTGGCGGAGCAGCAAGCGTCCTGGAGCCGGCAGTGGTCATCCCACAGCGGCCAGGACGCTGTGCCGGTTGTGCCAGCTGGCGACAGCCCGAGCCTGGTGGTGGAGACCAGCCTCCAGACACCAAGGAGGTTCCTCCATCTCCAGGAAGCTGCCCCAAGAGAGCCCTCGACTGCCAGGAAGGGCTTTCTAATAGCAG ctgctcctgggacgCCCCTGTGTGAAGCCTCGGGCTGTAGCCCCGGCCCTCGTCAAGAGGAGAGTCCAGCCCACGACGCCGGGGACGACGACGGTgccgccctgccccgctgcactggggctcctgcagccgcCTGTGCGCGCggccctggcccagctctgccgcTCGCCGGCCCGTCGGCCGCCGGGCGGCAGCCACTGCCCGGCGCgcagcaggaagcaggtgaGAGCAAGGCGGCCCGCGGTGGCCCGGCCCGCTTCCCTGGCGGGCGCTTGCGGGGGGTTCCTGGGCGCAAGGCTGATGGCTCGCTCTTGGCCGCAGggcaaaagaagcagctgcaggagctgtaccAGCTGGGCCCGCAGCTGGGCAGCGGTGGCTTCGGCACCGTTTTCTCGGGCATCCGCCTCTCCGATGGGAGCCCG GTGGCCATCAAACGTGTGGCCCGGGAGAGCGTCCTGCAGTGGGTCGAGCTG cccGACGGCACCCGCGTGCCCATGGAGATCGTGCTTATGGAGAAGGTGGGCTCTGACTGCCACAACATCATCCAGCTCCTCGACTGGTTTGAGCTGCCTGACAGCTTTGTGCTGGTGATGGAGCGTCCGGAGGCATCGCAGGATctcctgcagttcctgcaggagcacGAGTTCCTGTGCGAGGAGATGGCGCGCTGGCTTTTCtaccaggtgctggaggccgtgcggCACTGCACCGCCTGCGGCGTCCTGCACCGGGACATCAAGCCAGAGAACCTCCTCGTGGTCCCGGAGAGTGGCGACCTGAAGCTCATCGACTTCGGTTGCGGCAccttcctccaggagcaggTCTTCACGCGGTTTGCCG GAACGCACGCGTACAGCCCGCCCGAGTGGATCTGCCTTGGCTGCTACCACGGCCATGGGGCGACCGTCTGGTCCCTGGGCGTACTGCTGTACGTCATGGTCTGCGGGAGCCTCCCCTTCAGGGACGACCATGACAtcgtgctggggcagctcttcTTCTGGCAGCAGGTCTCTCCAG AGTGTCAACATCTGATCCAGTGGTGTTTGGCCAAGCACCCTGCGGACaggccag
- the LOC128790244 gene encoding uncharacterized protein LOC128790244 isoform X1, giving the protein MGRAGAMGDGDILMTALVLLLAAVAVWWAFGHRQPWSRQTRTAKRSKRPRVRPRGSRRTRGALAAPRFPRPRATPRKRPRAPASPLGSSCSCGPCVAVAQELQELMLLLWDGKGTCVPLYSGMWQALWKELEELLQRGHLPCCGLSSSCRSLHPFQRLLPARFSIPGRASRPARMAQQGGAAIHAGTSGCQSPCILPGASAISDSLHPSQRLSETCQPAEGAEPVDRSPSSLGLADFNNTGSILTIDVAGESPEVQMGAQPDAGEPSQEKLAEQQASWSRQWSSHSGQDAVPVVPAGDSPSLVVETSLQTPRRFLHLQEAAPREPSTARKGFLIAAAPGTPLCEASGCSPGPRQEESPAHDAGDDDGAALPRCTGAPAAACARGPGPALPLAGPSAAGRQPLPGAQQEAGESKAARGGPARFPGGRLRGVPGRKADGSLLAAGQKKQLQELYQLGPQLGSGGFGTVFSGIRLSDGSPVAIKRVARESVLQWVELPDGTRVPMEIVLMEKVGSDCHNIIQLLDWFELPDSFVLVMERPEASQDLLQFLQEHEFLCEEMARWLFYQVLEAVRHCTACGVLHRDIKPENLLVVPESGDLKLIDFGCGTFLQEQVFTRFAGTHAYSPPEWICLGCYHGHGATVWSLGVLLYVMVCGSLPFRDDHDIVLGQLFFWQQVSPGWYPASRRWALADDGAQPGVALTQLRGTSFCPQGPAAGGGPCRRAQRGTGGRRRRPCPAVPLSRAGQSRSGGRRSPEHTRRGPGPAGDGGSWAGDFCQ; this is encoded by the exons ATGGGACGTGCCGGAGCCATGGGTGACGGTGACATCCTGATGACTGcgcttgtcctgctgctggccgcTGTGGCTGTCTGGTGGGCCTTTGGCCACCGGCAACCATGGAGCCGGCAGACGCGGACAGCAAAGAGGAGCAAGCGCCCCAGGGTGCGGCCCAGAGGCTCACGGAGGACGCGAGGAGCCCTTGCGGCTCCCAGGTTCCCCAGGCCTCGGGCGACTCCTCGCAAGCGGCCACGTGCTCCCGCGagccccctgggcagctcctgcagctgcggCCCCTGTGTGGCAgtggcccaggagctgcaggaactgatgctgctgctctgggatggcaaGGGGACGTGTGTGCCGCTCTACTCTGGGATGTGGCAGGCGTTGTGGAAAgaactggaggagctgctgcagcgaggccacctgccctgctgtggcttgtccagctcctgcagaagcctccatcccttccagaggctgctcccagcaagattctccatccctgggagagcCTCAAGGCCTGCAAGGATGGCACAGCAGGGGGGAGCCGCCATCCATGCAGGAACCTCAGGCTGTCAGAGCCCCTgcatcctgccaggagcctctgCAATCTCTGACAGCCTCCACCCCTCGCAGAGGCTCAGTGAGACctgtcagcctgcagaaggTGCAGAGCCCGTGGACAGGTCTCCCAGCTCCCTTGGACTCGCGGACTTCAACAACACGGGCTCAATCCTGACCATTGACGTGGCAGGGGAAAGCCCAGAAGTCCAAATGGGAGCCCAGCCCGATGCAGGGGAGCCGTCTCAGGAGAAGCTGGCGGAGCAGCAAGCGTCCTGGAGCCGGCAGTGGTCATCCCACAGCGGCCAGGACGCTGTGCCGGTTGTGCCAGCTGGCGACAGCCCGAGCCTGGTGGTGGAGACCAGCCTCCAGACACCAAGGAGGTTCCTCCATCTCCAGGAAGCTGCCCCAAGAGAGCCCTCGACTGCCAGGAAGGGCTTTCTAATAGCAG ctgctcctgggacgCCCCTGTGTGAAGCCTCGGGCTGTAGCCCCGGCCCTCGTCAAGAGGAGAGTCCAGCCCACGACGCCGGGGACGACGACGGTgccgccctgccccgctgcactggggctcctgcagccgcCTGTGCGCGCggccctggcccagctctgccgcTCGCCGGCCCGTCGGCCGCCGGGCGGCAGCCACTGCCCGGCGCgcagcaggaagcaggtgaGAGCAAGGCGGCCCGCGGTGGCCCGGCCCGCTTCCCTGGCGGGCGCTTGCGGGGGGTTCCTGGGCGCAAGGCTGATGGCTCGCTCTTGGCCGCAGggcaaaagaagcagctgcaggagctgtaccAGCTGGGCCCGCAGCTGGGCAGCGGTGGCTTCGGCACCGTTTTCTCGGGCATCCGCCTCTCCGATGGGAGCCCG GTGGCCATCAAACGTGTGGCCCGGGAGAGCGTCCTGCAGTGGGTCGAGCTG cccGACGGCACCCGCGTGCCCATGGAGATCGTGCTTATGGAGAAGGTGGGCTCTGACTGCCACAACATCATCCAGCTCCTCGACTGGTTTGAGCTGCCTGACAGCTTTGTGCTGGTGATGGAGCGTCCGGAGGCATCGCAGGATctcctgcagttcctgcaggagcacGAGTTCCTGTGCGAGGAGATGGCGCGCTGGCTTTTCtaccaggtgctggaggccgtgcggCACTGCACCGCCTGCGGCGTCCTGCACCGGGACATCAAGCCAGAGAACCTCCTCGTGGTCCCGGAGAGTGGCGACCTGAAGCTCATCGACTTCGGTTGCGGCAccttcctccaggagcaggTCTTCACGCGGTTTGCCG GAACGCACGCGTACAGCCCGCCCGAGTGGATCTGCCTTGGCTGCTACCACGGCCATGGGGCGACCGTCTGGTCCCTGGGCGTACTGCTGTACGTCATGGTCTGCGGGAGCCTCCCCTTCAGGGACGACCATGACAtcgtgctggggcagctcttcTTCTGGCAGCAGGTCTCTCCAGGTTGGTACCCGGCCTCAAGAAGGTGGGCTTTGGCAGATGACGGCGCGCAGCCCGGCGTGGCCCTCACGCAGCTCCGCGGGACGTCGTTCTGCCCTCAAGGGCCGGCCGCAGGAGGCGGCCCGTGCCGACGGGCTCAGCGTGGCACGGGCGGCCGAAGGAGGCGGCCGTGTCCCGCCGTGCCGCTCTCCCGCGCGGGGCAGAGTCGGTCGGGAGGCCGGCGCAGCCCTGAGCACACGCGGCGTGGCCCGGGCCCTGCAGGCGatgggggcagctgggcaggagactTCTGTCAGTGA
- the LOC128790244 gene encoding uncharacterized protein LOC128790244 isoform X2 translates to MGRAGAMGDGDILMTALVLLLAAVAVWWAFGHRQPWSRQTRTAKRSKRPRVRPRGSRRTRGALAAPRFPRPRATPRKRPRAPASPLGSSCSCGPCVAVAQELQELMLLLWDGKGTCVPLYSGMWQALWKELEELLQRGHLPCCGLSSSCRSLHPFQRLLPARFSIPGRASRPARMAQQGGAAIHAGTSGCQSPCILPGASAISDSLHPSQRLSETCQPAEGAEPVDRSPSSLGLADFNNTGSILTIDVAGESPEVQMGAQPDAGEPSQEKLAEQQASWSRQWSSHSGQDAVPVVPAGDSPSLVVETSLQTPRRFLHLQEAAPREPSTARKGFLIAAAPGTPLCEASGCSPGPRQEESPAHDAGDDDGAALPRCTGAPAAACARGPGPALPLAGPSAAGRQPLPGAQQEAGQKKQLQELYQLGPQLGSGGFGTVFSGIRLSDGSPVAIKRVARESVLQWVELPDGTRVPMEIVLMEKVGSDCHNIIQLLDWFELPDSFVLVMERPEASQDLLQFLQEHEFLCEEMARWLFYQVLEAVRHCTACGVLHRDIKPENLLVVPESGDLKLIDFGCGTFLQEQVFTRFAGTHAYSPPEWICLGCYHGHGATVWSLGVLLYVMVCGSLPFRDDHDIVLGQLFFWQQVSPGWYPASRRWALADDGAQPGVALTQLRGTSFCPQGPAAGGGPCRRAQRGTGGRRRRPCPAVPLSRAGQSRSGGRRSPEHTRRGPGPAGDGGSWAGDFCQ, encoded by the exons ATGGGACGTGCCGGAGCCATGGGTGACGGTGACATCCTGATGACTGcgcttgtcctgctgctggccgcTGTGGCTGTCTGGTGGGCCTTTGGCCACCGGCAACCATGGAGCCGGCAGACGCGGACAGCAAAGAGGAGCAAGCGCCCCAGGGTGCGGCCCAGAGGCTCACGGAGGACGCGAGGAGCCCTTGCGGCTCCCAGGTTCCCCAGGCCTCGGGCGACTCCTCGCAAGCGGCCACGTGCTCCCGCGagccccctgggcagctcctgcagctgcggCCCCTGTGTGGCAgtggcccaggagctgcaggaactgatgctgctgctctgggatggcaaGGGGACGTGTGTGCCGCTCTACTCTGGGATGTGGCAGGCGTTGTGGAAAgaactggaggagctgctgcagcgaggccacctgccctgctgtggcttgtccagctcctgcagaagcctccatcccttccagaggctgctcccagcaagattctccatccctgggagagcCTCAAGGCCTGCAAGGATGGCACAGCAGGGGGGAGCCGCCATCCATGCAGGAACCTCAGGCTGTCAGAGCCCCTgcatcctgccaggagcctctgCAATCTCTGACAGCCTCCACCCCTCGCAGAGGCTCAGTGAGACctgtcagcctgcagaaggTGCAGAGCCCGTGGACAGGTCTCCCAGCTCCCTTGGACTCGCGGACTTCAACAACACGGGCTCAATCCTGACCATTGACGTGGCAGGGGAAAGCCCAGAAGTCCAAATGGGAGCCCAGCCCGATGCAGGGGAGCCGTCTCAGGAGAAGCTGGCGGAGCAGCAAGCGTCCTGGAGCCGGCAGTGGTCATCCCACAGCGGCCAGGACGCTGTGCCGGTTGTGCCAGCTGGCGACAGCCCGAGCCTGGTGGTGGAGACCAGCCTCCAGACACCAAGGAGGTTCCTCCATCTCCAGGAAGCTGCCCCAAGAGAGCCCTCGACTGCCAGGAAGGGCTTTCTAATAGCAG ctgctcctgggacgCCCCTGTGTGAAGCCTCGGGCTGTAGCCCCGGCCCTCGTCAAGAGGAGAGTCCAGCCCACGACGCCGGGGACGACGACGGTgccgccctgccccgctgcactggggctcctgcagccgcCTGTGCGCGCggccctggcccagctctgccgcTCGCCGGCCCGTCGGCCGCCGGGCGGCAGCCACTGCCCGGCGCgcagcaggaagcag ggcaaaagaagcagctgcaggagctgtaccAGCTGGGCCCGCAGCTGGGCAGCGGTGGCTTCGGCACCGTTTTCTCGGGCATCCGCCTCTCCGATGGGAGCCCG GTGGCCATCAAACGTGTGGCCCGGGAGAGCGTCCTGCAGTGGGTCGAGCTG cccGACGGCACCCGCGTGCCCATGGAGATCGTGCTTATGGAGAAGGTGGGCTCTGACTGCCACAACATCATCCAGCTCCTCGACTGGTTTGAGCTGCCTGACAGCTTTGTGCTGGTGATGGAGCGTCCGGAGGCATCGCAGGATctcctgcagttcctgcaggagcacGAGTTCCTGTGCGAGGAGATGGCGCGCTGGCTTTTCtaccaggtgctggaggccgtgcggCACTGCACCGCCTGCGGCGTCCTGCACCGGGACATCAAGCCAGAGAACCTCCTCGTGGTCCCGGAGAGTGGCGACCTGAAGCTCATCGACTTCGGTTGCGGCAccttcctccaggagcaggTCTTCACGCGGTTTGCCG GAACGCACGCGTACAGCCCGCCCGAGTGGATCTGCCTTGGCTGCTACCACGGCCATGGGGCGACCGTCTGGTCCCTGGGCGTACTGCTGTACGTCATGGTCTGCGGGAGCCTCCCCTTCAGGGACGACCATGACAtcgtgctggggcagctcttcTTCTGGCAGCAGGTCTCTCCAGGTTGGTACCCGGCCTCAAGAAGGTGGGCTTTGGCAGATGACGGCGCGCAGCCCGGCGTGGCCCTCACGCAGCTCCGCGGGACGTCGTTCTGCCCTCAAGGGCCGGCCGCAGGAGGCGGCCCGTGCCGACGGGCTCAGCGTGGCACGGGCGGCCGAAGGAGGCGGCCGTGTCCCGCCGTGCCGCTCTCCCGCGCGGGGCAGAGTCGGTCGGGAGGCCGGCGCAGCCCTGAGCACACGCGGCGTGGCCCGGGCCCTGCAGGCGatgggggcagctgggcaggagactTCTGTCAGTGA
- the LOC128790244 gene encoding uncharacterized protein LOC128790244 isoform X4 codes for MGRAGAMGDGDILMTALVLLLAAVAVWWAFGHRQPWSRQTRTAKRSKRPRVRPRGSRRTRGALAAPRFPRPRATPRKRPRAPASPLGSSCSCGPCVAVAQELQELMLLLWDGKGTCVPLYSGMWQALWKELEELLQRGHLPCCGLSSSCRSLHPFQRLLPARFSIPGRASRPARMAQQGGAAIHAGTSGCQSPCILPGASAISDSLHPSQRLSETCQPAEGAEPVDRSPSSLGLADFNNTGSILTIDVAGESPEVQMGAQPDAGEPSQEKLAEQQASWSRQWSSHSGQDAVPVVPAGDSPSLVVETSLQTPRRFLHLQEAAPREPSTARKGFLIAAAPGTPLCEASGCSPGPRQEESPAHDAGDDDGAALPRCTGAPAAACARGPGPALPLAGPSAAGRQPLPGAQQEAGESKAARGGPARFPGGRLRGVPGRKADGSLLAAGQKKQLQELYQLGPQLGSGGFGTVFSGIRLSDGSPPDGTRVPMEIVLMEKVGSDCHNIIQLLDWFELPDSFVLVMERPEASQDLLQFLQEHEFLCEEMARWLFYQVLEAVRHCTACGVLHRDIKPENLLVVPESGDLKLIDFGCGTFLQEQVFTRFAGTHAYSPPEWICLGCYHGHGATVWSLGVLLYVMVCGSLPFRDDHDIVLGQLFFWQQVSPECQHLIQWCLAKHPADRPELEEILRHPWVQGRRF; via the exons ATGGGACGTGCCGGAGCCATGGGTGACGGTGACATCCTGATGACTGcgcttgtcctgctgctggccgcTGTGGCTGTCTGGTGGGCCTTTGGCCACCGGCAACCATGGAGCCGGCAGACGCGGACAGCAAAGAGGAGCAAGCGCCCCAGGGTGCGGCCCAGAGGCTCACGGAGGACGCGAGGAGCCCTTGCGGCTCCCAGGTTCCCCAGGCCTCGGGCGACTCCTCGCAAGCGGCCACGTGCTCCCGCGagccccctgggcagctcctgcagctgcggCCCCTGTGTGGCAgtggcccaggagctgcaggaactgatgctgctgctctgggatggcaaGGGGACGTGTGTGCCGCTCTACTCTGGGATGTGGCAGGCGTTGTGGAAAgaactggaggagctgctgcagcgaggccacctgccctgctgtggcttgtccagctcctgcagaagcctccatcccttccagaggctgctcccagcaagattctccatccctgggagagcCTCAAGGCCTGCAAGGATGGCACAGCAGGGGGGAGCCGCCATCCATGCAGGAACCTCAGGCTGTCAGAGCCCCTgcatcctgccaggagcctctgCAATCTCTGACAGCCTCCACCCCTCGCAGAGGCTCAGTGAGACctgtcagcctgcagaaggTGCAGAGCCCGTGGACAGGTCTCCCAGCTCCCTTGGACTCGCGGACTTCAACAACACGGGCTCAATCCTGACCATTGACGTGGCAGGGGAAAGCCCAGAAGTCCAAATGGGAGCCCAGCCCGATGCAGGGGAGCCGTCTCAGGAGAAGCTGGCGGAGCAGCAAGCGTCCTGGAGCCGGCAGTGGTCATCCCACAGCGGCCAGGACGCTGTGCCGGTTGTGCCAGCTGGCGACAGCCCGAGCCTGGTGGTGGAGACCAGCCTCCAGACACCAAGGAGGTTCCTCCATCTCCAGGAAGCTGCCCCAAGAGAGCCCTCGACTGCCAGGAAGGGCTTTCTAATAGCAG ctgctcctgggacgCCCCTGTGTGAAGCCTCGGGCTGTAGCCCCGGCCCTCGTCAAGAGGAGAGTCCAGCCCACGACGCCGGGGACGACGACGGTgccgccctgccccgctgcactggggctcctgcagccgcCTGTGCGCGCggccctggcccagctctgccgcTCGCCGGCCCGTCGGCCGCCGGGCGGCAGCCACTGCCCGGCGCgcagcaggaagcaggtgaGAGCAAGGCGGCCCGCGGTGGCCCGGCCCGCTTCCCTGGCGGGCGCTTGCGGGGGGTTCCTGGGCGCAAGGCTGATGGCTCGCTCTTGGCCGCAGggcaaaagaagcagctgcaggagctgtaccAGCTGGGCCCGCAGCTGGGCAGCGGTGGCTTCGGCACCGTTTTCTCGGGCATCCGCCTCTCCGATGGGAGCCCG cccGACGGCACCCGCGTGCCCATGGAGATCGTGCTTATGGAGAAGGTGGGCTCTGACTGCCACAACATCATCCAGCTCCTCGACTGGTTTGAGCTGCCTGACAGCTTTGTGCTGGTGATGGAGCGTCCGGAGGCATCGCAGGATctcctgcagttcctgcaggagcacGAGTTCCTGTGCGAGGAGATGGCGCGCTGGCTTTTCtaccaggtgctggaggccgtgcggCACTGCACCGCCTGCGGCGTCCTGCACCGGGACATCAAGCCAGAGAACCTCCTCGTGGTCCCGGAGAGTGGCGACCTGAAGCTCATCGACTTCGGTTGCGGCAccttcctccaggagcaggTCTTCACGCGGTTTGCCG GAACGCACGCGTACAGCCCGCCCGAGTGGATCTGCCTTGGCTGCTACCACGGCCATGGGGCGACCGTCTGGTCCCTGGGCGTACTGCTGTACGTCATGGTCTGCGGGAGCCTCCCCTTCAGGGACGACCATGACAtcgtgctggggcagctcttcTTCTGGCAGCAGGTCTCTCCAG AGTGTCAACATCTGATCCAGTGGTGTTTGGCCAAGCACCCTGCGGACaggccag